Within Balearica regulorum gibbericeps isolate bBalReg1 chromosome 10, bBalReg1.pri, whole genome shotgun sequence, the genomic segment aaaaccacaataaaatGCCAACACAGTACTGAAGCAGAGCACACAAATCTGTGCAACCTGGAACGCTACATGCAAATCTGAGCTGAGAATAGCAGCACCAGTGACCACGGATCTGACGGGACCAGAGCAAAGCTCTGCTAGTGACAATACAGGCAGGAAAGAGAATATGGGATGTAAAGCTCAGTAAGCAGAAGGGACTAAAAGCAAAGCCTAGCAGAGCTGAGTTAGTTTTGcccccgggggggggacgggggggacggACGACAACAACTGGAGGGCTGACATGGAATTAAATCTGCTGCAGGAACTATCCTGAAGTAGCTTCCTCAGAGTCCTATTCAGGAACGATTAGTGAGCTCACAAGATGTGCTAATTAGCATGATAGCAAAGAAATCCTGGGCTACTGCGGACAGCTATGTAACATTACCTCATTCATCAACTTAATCTGAAATCCCTCGTCCTCCACCACTGCTCCCAGTTTTCACTCCTCTGACAGGagctctcctctctctgccagCCTGAGTTACAAGACCAGATTTTCCCCAAGATCAAAGGAGTTTATCCTGACCACACAGAGACAGCTGTCCTCCCAGGTTTCTACCCTCCCTAGCAGGTTTACAGGCAGGaatcctcctcctgcctcctttttGCCAAGCAGAACATGCCAAAGTCTCCTGGTCTCCTATGGAAGAAGGGCTCTCGGCTCCCCAGATCACAAGCGACTGGAAGCGTCAGGTTCCAGACAAGCCTCACCGAGGTGTTACACCCCAAAACTCACACTATTCCTGCTCTGGGAACAGCCACGTGGAGATTTTTCTCATCACTGAGGACCATCTTTAAGATCAATACAGGATAAACCCAGGCTCAGCACTCAGAAACGGTTGGACACGTCACAGCGTTCAGCCTCTGGtctgcagctgctccagggaACCAAGTTCCCACTGGTGTTTCGGTTGAAGCTGATGCCCGGTGGTGGGAACCaaagcagccccagcaccccttTGACCGTGAacatttcagagcagaagtGAGAGCGAGGAATAACAAAGACAAGTATTATCCTAAAGATAATTTGGATAATTCTGCAACAACAGGAATAGGTTTCAGCTTATGAGGGAGCCCTTCCAATCGTTTATAACTGGGTGCATAAGACTGGTTCTCAGAAGAGCATCCCAAGCTCGTCTCCCCTAGACAACAATCAGACCACGCTCAGCTTTCCAGCTCACTGAAGCACGCTCCCTCGCCCTAGTCCAACCTTCTCATGGCAGGAGGCCAAACGCTCGTTTCAGGACATCTGCGGGCTGCACGGATACAGCTCCAGTTGATTACGGAGCCAAGCACCACTCTACGCCCAGGCTCTTGGAGGGACAGGCACTGGTTGGCAACAAACCCTGGCTTTGGGGGCTCTTTCAGGTGAAATCACTTCTGGCTGAGGAAGTCACCAATTCTTTTTGCAGACAGAACTCCAGTCTAATTGGATGTTAAATCCCACCCACGATGGTCACCCATGTTCTCAAGGTGCTCCACGTCCTCCGTAAATAAGGCAGCACATAACATGGAATGGTGAcaaaccagcagcagcctgaatCAGTGCACGGGGCAGTAAACACCCAAACAAACTACGCTAATCTACAcaggaaatatttgtttcttcccCATTAGATGGTGACCTCAGCGCTCTCACTAAGAAAGTTGCACACTCAGGGCTACATGTTGCTCTGGTTGCTCTGACGGCCACACAACAAACTTTGTAGGAACCTGGTGAGTTACCATCAAGCTTGCTGTGTAGGAGTAGCTCCAGTCCTGCCCTCGAGCAAGGGAGCAGTTCTTCAGCACAGCCTGCCCAGAGGGGAAGTCTGGGGGAACCCACCTTAGATCCTGGGTGGGGGTGAGAGGGAACAGAAAGCTTTTCTAGGGCGATTTTCTCCAGTCAACCCATTTCTGACTCACTCATCTATTTACACTTGCGAGAACAGATCTGAATATGTACTAAAGGCAATGTTTATCTGCTCCGAGCCATTGCTTTGCTTCTAGGGCGCACAGCTTCAAGTGCCCAgagatgctttttcatttccttggcATACATACTTTGGCCTTCAGTTTCTTTATTAGCAGTCTTCGAGAATGACAGTGCTGCTGACATTATAGTCTGGCtggcttgattttaaaaaacatacaatATACATATAGCATTGTCATGGCAACTGCTAATTATGGTAATTGCTGCACATGCTGATTCTAAACACAAGAGGGTACAAGTGTCCCATTATACCAAGGTCAACcgattacttttttttttggaacagaTAACTCCAAGACATAAGGAGCCATGCTTCATCCACACGAAACAAAGGAGGAGAACACAGAACAGCCGCTCTGCGTGCATCCCTCCTCACTCGCAGCTCTCCGCGCCTAAGGGCGGTGCTTGGAGAACATCACCCAGcaccccagctccagccaggtTCCCCCCAAGGACCCAGCCTCAGTGCCGTCCACCACCGCTGGTGCAGCTTCAGGCAGTCCCTTTCCTAATTTATCTTGGGGAACCAAGACTTTATCACCACCTTGCCCCACTTCCTTAGCCTGTGCAAACAAACCTAccagcacagaagcaaagcaggtGGCGCTTCCTCTAACAGCCCCTTCATTCCAGAGGGGTTAGCAGGGCTCGCGCGCAACCGAGCCACAGACGCCGGCAGCAATTCGTTGCGTTTGggattttccttctcctgcccttTGGAAAAGCTTTGTAGCTTCATCCCcaagggaggagcagcagttgGATGTTTATTTGATGCTGCTTCAGGAGGTTTCCAGGGAAGGTGAGAACCAGAAGGAAGAGCAGTGAAGTACAGAGAGGAGGTTTGAGTCACCACGTGAGATTTGGACAAGGGGAACTCTGAACCACTACACGGAGACTTCCTTACAACAGAGCTGAGACTGGGCGAGGACCAAGAGGGAGAACAGAGACAGGCAGGAGACACTGATGTGCGTCAGGTCTGGAACGCGAGCACAGCGAGCACCAGCTCGGGAAGCAGCTGTTGGCAGAGGACgagcagcccaggctgccctaCCAAGCCGCTGAAGCATCACGCAACGGAAGGTCACCCCCAGTCAAATTACCTGCAAGGTCTCTGCATCCGGTGCTGTCTGCTCCTCCAAGGCAACATCGAAAAACAGTTTGTTGATGATGTGTCTTTTGCTGACCTAAAcacaggagagagggaagaggttGACGGGCACAGGTGCGGAAACACAACAGATATGGAAGACAGACGGAAGGGGAGAAGGTACCATCTTGTCACAAGGCCGTGAAAGGCAAGTCAGATCACGTGCTTGACGCCGCTACTGACGATGCTCTGCTTCGGCTTATCAGCACGGCaccagaccccccccccccaactcgACTTTGGGAGCGCGACTCCAGCCAAGCTCCCGATCCGCAGCAGAAAGATTCAGGCATTTCTGAATCGAGCGCAGTCTGTTCTCTGGCAGCTAAGGCCCAAGCAGCTGACGCTGAGCTAACACGATGCCAAATCCTAAGACAGAAGTAcgtgctgctttctgcaggcagaaggTGCTGTAATTGAATTTGATAGCTCTCCACACCTCCCCCATGCAGTTACAGCTTTGTGTTTTAAGTATTATATACAGTCATGACACCAGCTAATTGCATAGTTACTGCTACATAAGATGTTATTTCGCGATAACTCCATGGTAACCCAGAGATGTAAGAGGCAGCGAAGAACAGAGGGAATCAACAAGTCAGGGAAGGAACAAGGGCCAAGACcttgagaggaagaaagaagcacGAACACAGAACGAGCCCAAGCTGCAGCTGGCTAAAAGCCTACATCTGAGCATGAGGCAACATCTCCCGCAACCGCTACACGCCAAGACCAACGGGCGGCATCAAGGCTGGAGACACAAGGGACTTCAAAGAAGTTCAGGTCCCGATTAAGCCGCTGGATCCCCAAGCCTTGGCTTCCCCTCTCAGAAGCAGAGCacatctttccttccctccccggCCTTTGCTTTCCTCAACGAAAGGCCGAGCGCTGCAAAGCGGGGACTCAATCGTGACGACCACGCGCAGCAGAACGGGCTGCTTACCTGACGGCAAGCAGCAGGGTACCCCAGAAATGCAACCTTGGTGTCCTGATTAACCCCTCCAGCCCTTTCTGTCACTGTGCCAACACTTACTCGGCCTAAATAGAAGCCATGAAAACCCAGAGACCCTTCCCAGAGAAGCTTCAACGTGGACAGCAGCAGGGCACCCTCCGACCACCCCCGCTGATCAGAAGGGTGCCTGAGAGGCGTTCGCTCACTAGGCCTTTGGGGAGATATTTTTGGGGAGGGACGGTTCTCTCCACTTCATACCGTGAACCTTTTCCTGGCGTCACCGCAGGCCCAGACCACGGCTCCTCGGTGCCGTGTAGCAGAGCATCGTGCCATAGAAATATGGAGGTGTACGGAGGTGATGGGTTTACCTGGATTCTGCACTGCGGGCAAGTCCGGCTCGGTGCTGTGTCAAACCACTGGATGagactgagaaaggaaaagaaaacatacgGTGATTCCTTAAAATCCAGGAGCGCTGCTCCCAGGGGCCACCCCTCCAACTCACCAGGGGACAGAAGGATGCGACTCCTTTTTACAAACTAAAAACAGAAACGCAAACGTTTGGTCCAGAGGTGCAGGTAACAGGAACGCCGTGTTCCAGCAGCCACACTCCACCTTCGCCTCCGAGACAATTCCCGGCTGAATTTAGCGTGCAAGCTTATCTTTACCAAGGCAGAGTTTTTACAGAGCTCAGATCTCCCTGGGAGAGAGTCTTTGAACAACCGTAGCTTCGCAGGAGAGAACGGATCCACACGCGGAGCGGCACAAGAGCTGCTATATCGGGATACGACAGCCCAGAGACCCCCGGGTCGGCCAGCTCCAAAGGGCGCTGCCGACACCGAACACGCGTCTGCGGAGCAAGGGAGACCGGGCCGGTCTCTGCTCCGAGACGGCGAATACAAACCTGTCGGGCTCCCCAGGAGAGCTACTAATGCATTTCGCAACTACGCCATCACGTCACACTCAGCAGGGTTTATTTTTGGAGCAGGGTAACAATCTGGAGCTGGCAGGTTACCTTTGGAAGCTCTCCCTTCTCCGCTGGCTGGCGGAGGAGAGCGGGCCCGAGCTGTGCCGCTGGTTAAGCGACCATCGCGCTTCCGAGTTCGTTAGGGAGAACAGCAAATGCCCGCTCCCTCCCCACACAGAGAACGTATCTCCTCCGAAGAACCGTTTCCTTCCACTGCAAACACTTGCAAAGCGGTTCCAGCAAAAGCGTGGGATTGCCTGGGAGGCTTCGCCCGTGAGCTAACGCGGCTCCTTCCAGGTAACCGCCCCGCGCAGGAGCGGGCTGCTGGCACCGGCCCCCCCGGAGAAGGGAGGTCACCGGCGGCACAGCCGAGGCTCCAGGagccccccccaacccctgcGAAGCGGAACCGCTGCCAAAGCGGCCGGGGCCGCCGATCAGAGGGACGAGAAGGGGCCACGGCCGGTACCAGAAGCGCTGCCGACGCCGAACCCCCCCCCGAGGGGAGCGGCCCCAGCGGGGTCTCCGGGGGAACGGGCTGCCGGGCGGGGGGACGCCCCCATCCCCGGCGGGACCCGCAGCCCTACGGGgctcacacacaccccccccctcccgcctccccagacggccccggccccgcggggcgcTCACCAGGCGCGGTGGAAGGTGTGCCCGCAGGGGACGGCTGCCACGTCCCGCTCGTTGTCGAAGAAGTCGGAGCAGATGGTGCAGTGGGCCCGGATGggcatggcgggggggggggggggggcggggcccggcgcggccccgggGCCGGTACCGGAGGGAGCGCGCGGCGCTCTGCGATTCAAATCCGGCCGCCCGGCCGCCGCTTCCGGCCCGGCCCGGAAGTGACCTCACGGGGCGAGCGCAGGCCCCGCGCTCCCGCTCCGGGACCGAGGCCGGGGGTGTGCCCTGCTGCGCGAGGCTGTGGCCCCGCCCCCGGgtccccccgcccgccgcgcccgTGTACTCTGAAGCCTAACGACGGCAGCGCCggcccgggccgggggggggggcggccgggaTGAGCTGGGCCCCGCTGGGCCCCGCTGCCCTCCCAGCCCGCCCGGGCCGTTCCCCTCTATTGGGCCCTGGCGGGAGCCGCGCCACGTGCTGCCGGCCCCGGAGGCAGATCCCGGCCCCGGAGGCAGATCCCggccccgcgggggggggggcgcacagagaggcagggcaggcggCGCTGGTGCTGTCTCAGTTTGTCCTCAGCGGGGTCTTTATTTGCCAGAGATACagcgcggggggcggcggcagccGCAGGCAGAGCCGGCCCTGCAGGCATGCAGCtgcgggggggagcgggggccggggggggcgtTCGGGATCCTCCAGACACGACGCGTGGGGGGGGCCGTGTGGctgcccccgggggggggggggtggcggcggtGCCCCCTCGCCCCCTGCAacgcgcccccgccccccccgggaCCGAGAGGGGGTACCACGCGCTCTGCCCGCTGCGGCCCCCCCGCCGTCCCGCACGTGCACGCGTGTCCCGGGGGGGGCCCCGCGTGGCgtcacaccccccccaccccccccacgGGGCGTGCGGCCGGGTGcgtgtgtttgggggggggtgggggctgccCCGTATCTCTGGGCATCCTccggggggggcggcggcgggggacagactgagagagcggcggggggggacggacacagACCGACCGGCAAAGGcgccgcgggggcggggggggggggggggggccgggggggaggACGGGCTCCATGCAGGGCTCTGCCCCGCGGCCGGCTCTCCGCCGGGGCACGTAGAAAAGGGGGCGCAGGCGGGGGCgcgggggacacacacaccaTGCCGGGGGTATGTACAgaggggggcgcggggggcgcCGCTCAGCCGGTCTGCTCGCTGGGGgcctcggcggcggcggcggtagCTGCCCCGTCCCCGTTACACGTGGCGGCGGGCGGCgtgccgggggctgcgggggccgcAGTGTCCGTGGCGGCGgtggaggcggcggcgggggccggggccggggctggggccggggccgtcTCCGTCTGCTCGGGCGCCCGGAGGCGTTTCATGAGCGTGGTCACTCGCACGGCTTTCTGCGGGGGGAGAGGCGGCGGGCCGTGGGGCACGGGGGGGTGCCCGGGCCCCCCACCGAGGATGCCCGCTGGGGGCTGGTGGGGTCGCAGGAGCTGGACCCGCCCCCCCGAGGCCGGCAGCCCTGCCATGGGCTCGGCtgagaggggaaactgaggcacggggtgccccccccacccacctTCCACTTGGCCCGGGCAAAGTTCTTCTCGATCTGGGCGCAGACGCCGTCCTTGATGTTTTTGTCGGAGGCGGCATTGCCGGAGATCCtgtggaggcagggaggggtgagcgGCCCCCACCAgacccccggccccccgcccgcccccgccgcccctcacCACTCGTGGGAGATGGCCTCCTCCGCCGTGATCCGCTGGTCCTGCTCCACCTCCATCAGGCGCGTCACCAGCTCCTTGGCTGGGggcacggggtggggggaagtcagCGCCGAGGGGGGACAGCGCGAGaccccgtgtgtccccccccggcGTGGGGCTCACCCGCCTGCGAGATGTCGTCCCAGTACGGTGGGTCGAACTCGTAGTCTCCAGCCAGGATTTTGCGGAAGAGGTTCTTGTCGTGGTTCTCGTAGTCTTCCTCGTCTGCCTCCTCGTAGAAGGGGGGGTTCCCCGAGAGGCTGAGGGACAGGGCGGGGGGCTCAGCCAGATCCacggcccccggcccccccgcaGCCGCCCCAGCCCTCGCCCCGCACTCACAGGATGTACATGATGACGCCGATGGCCCAGCAGTCCACCGGCCGCCCGTACCGCTGCCGCCCCACCACCTCCGGAGCTGCGAGGGACAGGAGAGCGGCCCTGCCCCAAGGTCCCCAACCCCCCGGGCCCCCGCCCCCAGCGTGATGGGGAGCGAGAGCACCCGCCGGGAGCACCCAGGATCAGCCCTGAGGTGACGGGGAGCGGGAGGGACCTGCCAGGAGCACCCGTGACCATCAGGAGGGACCCACTGGGATCCCCCGGGACTGGTCCCAAGGGTGGCAGGGAGCATCAGGGACCTGCTGGGACCCCAGCAGTGCCACCCACCCACCCCTGCGCGCCCGCCCAGCTGGCTCTCACCCACCCAGGTACTCAGGGGTGCCGCAGGGCTCCTTGATGAGCCCGTTCTCCAGCTTGGCCAAGTGGAAGTCGCTGATGACGATCTTGGAGTTCTTCAGGCGGTTATAGTACACCAGGttctccagctgccagcacagaggcagtgagcgccggggcggggggtacgccagcacccatgggtgctcctACCCCCTCACCCACCCACCTTGAGGTTCCTGTGGACGATCTTGAGTGAGTGCAGGTAGGCGACGGCCTCCAACACCTGCCGGATGACGTTGCTGGTGTCCCTCTCCGAGTAGTAACCCTGGTCCAGGATCCAGTCGAAGACCTCCCGGCCGGTGGCCCTGCCGAGACCCGGCTGCCGAGACCCGCCACGGTGTGCGcgcccccagccagcccccccgtgtcccccaaACCTACAGCTCCAGGAAGATGAAATATTCCTTGCGGGTGATGTAGACATCCACCAGCTGCAGGATGTTGGGGTGCTTCACCCTGTggagaaatgggggggggggggtgtaggTGGGGGTCCCTGCTTTGCCCGGCAGCACGGGAGCCCTCCCGGTCGCGGCACTCACATTTTGAGGATGATGATCTCGTTTTTGGCCGCCTTCCGCACTTTCCGCCCGTCCCGCTTCAGAAACTTCTTGCAGGTGTACAGCTTCCCCGTCGTCTTCTCCTTGGCCCGGAATATTTCACAGAACTCCTCCCTGGAAGGGCACCCGCACCTgtcaccccccctccccagggaccgCCCGGCTCGGGGTGCTTGGGTGGTCCCCGGGTccaccagcatcccccccccatcccagcgGTGAGGGGAGATGCCGCGGGGCTGGAAGGAAGCTGTGGCTAAAAACCTCTCCCAagcagaagggggaaaaaaaagggccAGTGAGAAGGAATCGACATGGAATAAGCAAATTGATAGGGAAGGGGGAAAATTTGCTGATTGAAAAGCCCCCTCCCCACGGCAGCCGGGGCAGGACCCGCTGCGAAGCCGCCCGTGccgaggcagagcagcagcacaccCCGACATCAACGTGAGCgggaagaaagaaggggagaCGCGCCGTTTGCCCAGGGATGCTGCaatatttctgttctattaTTAATGGTGTTTGAGCCCATcggctgggcaggagctgcaggggagCCCGCGGGGGGCACTCAGCACCGCTCCGGCAAAGCCTTTGGCTTTCcaacccccccagccctgccgaAATTCTCACGGCTGCTGCCCCAGGCACGGGGGAACTGGGATCCAGGGGCtttgggacaggctgcccagaggaCGGAGCAAAGCTCTGAGAGCACCGGAAAAGGTCCCTGCTGCCGCCCAGCGTCACCCTGCCAGGCGCGACCCACGGCCAAGCAGTGCCGGCATTTCGGAGACCGacagaaaaatgtcttgcaCGTGTTTTGGGGTCAGTCCGCTCTCAATGGGGCTGAGGGCTTCGTGTCACTGAGCGCTTCCTAGTGGGTCCCCCCAGCACGGCAATAAAAGTTGGGGGGAAGCAGCAGCGctctgttccccccccccccccccaaataacaTCTGCCCTTTCCTTTGCCGGAGCAGAGCCCTCCTGCTTCCCGGAGCGCTTGGGGGAGCCGGGATTGTGCGGAATTGCTGCAATCCCCGCAAAtcttgggaggaggagggagggataCGGGGAGCCGCCCGGCTGCAGCCGGCAGCAGCGGAGAAACCTCACTGCCCTCCTCGGAGCCGGCGGTGAAAACCCCCATGCACCCGTCAGCGAGAGGGATTAATTAGGGGACAGCCACCCCGAAACGCGCCCTGCCCGTCCCAGCTGGGGACCAGCACGCTGAAAGCCCCCGCGGGCAGCGTGGTGCTGCTCCTCAGCCCGGGGCACGCCGGCGGTTGGGGTCCCCGGGGTACGCAGGCGGTTGGAGTCCCCGGGGCacccgcggggccggggagggaCCAACTCACGTTTTGATGACCTGGCCCAGGTCATATCTGTCGGTCACCTCGGACGGCTGGTTATAATCTTTCTTGTCTCCCAGCGTCACGCAGCCAAACGGCATCGCAGGACCcggtgctggcagggcagggagaggcggTGAGCGCCCCGGCACCACCAGCCCCCCCTGGAGCCGcaccagccccctccccccccccccgcaagcCGCGATAATTAACGTAAAACCTGACGAAGCGCGGCGGCTGCCCGTGCTCCTCGGCTGCAGCAAGCCACCACGTGCCCGTCCCCGTGGCGTCCGGCCGCTCTACCCGGGCTCAGGCTGCCGGCCGGCCCCTCCTGCCCCCGACTGCAGATCGTTAAGGATTTATTAAGTAGCCAGGGCTAGCGCAGAGCCCGGAGCACCCACTGGGGAGACAAGCGGAGGCGAGGGGACCCTTCCCCGTTTCTCAGCCCGGTTTTGCCCCACGGTGACATTTCTGTAGCCGGGGCCTCCCCGGGCAAAGCGTCGTTGCACATTGTCACATGTGCAGCGAGTTACACCAGCCTCAGCCCCCCCATCCCTTACCAGCCCTGGCGGCCCCGCTGCAGCGCCGGGCTGCGGGTGGGCGCTGCGGTTCGGTGGTGCCAGCCCTCCTGCCACCAGCAGCGGGCAGGACAGCGGCCCCAGCACGTGCCCGCTCCTCCGGCGCTTTAGGAATGACGTTTTGCCCCTTGCTTTCCTGCCGGGAACCCTTCGAAACCGGACCCTGCTCAGAAGCTTCCCAGCAAAAAATCGGTCCCATAAAGTGAttttccacccccccccgcttttCCACCCAATTACCAGGAGGAAGTTTCAACTGACGTTATTTTCTGATGGCCCAGAAGAAGACAGGGCTCCCCGAGCCCCCCTAGCCCTCCTGGACGGGCTTGAGCGGGACCCCGTGGCAGGATGCTGGCACAGTGCTGGAGGCGCCCATCGCCCGCTGCTAAAGCTCCTGAAACACCACGCCGCGATGGGCTGGCCTCGCCATGCCGTGCCGGCAGCGCCCGGGGCCCGGCGGTGAGGGCCACAGGCAGGATGGCAGCGCGGGATGCGGGAGCCGGCATCGCGGGTACCCAAGCACCGAGCCTGTTGCTATGGCGATGGGAGCTGGAGATGCAGAAAGCGGCGCATCCTTTGGAgggggcagggacgggcagcaCCCGGCAGTGCCCGACCCACCTGCGGGTGCGCAGCCCCGAGCCTGCCGCACGGGCCCCGGGAGGAAGGTGGTCCAGCCCGCAGCACCCGGGGCACGCACCTAAGCGCTCCCTGGGGCGATTGACCCCAAATCTAGGTGGGACGTAGGTGCGGCGAGCTGGGGAATGGGGAGATGCTCTCTCCTGCCTCCGTCCCTCAGGGCTGACCTGTCTCCGTGCCTGCCCAAGCAATGCCTGCAGGATGGGTGCTCCCGGCTCGCGTGACACCCGGGCACGGCACCCTCCTGCCGGGAAAGCCCACGCCGGGCAAGAGCACCCGTCCCTGTCCCGCTCAGGGTGCACCCGCTCCCGAAGGAGAAGCAGAGCGCCCATGGGACACCCTTCCCCATGACGCAGACCGGGTGACACTTTCTAGCCCACGCTCGGCTCATCCCAACAGCCTTCCCGGCAAACGTGCCCTGCCTGGCGCTGCCATGTCCCTGCGTCGCACGACGCTGGCTCCGCTGTGCCACCGTGCCCGGCTGAGGGGGACGAGGGCTGTCCTGGCAGCCGCCGGCACGGCGGCGGGCTGGGTGCCGCGGGCcggcaggggcagggctggcctGCAGGCGGGTGGGAAGGCTGCCAGCGCCGGCGGCGTGATGCCAAAATTGGCCGGGGAAGGGGACCCGGGTGGGATGATGTATCGGGATTTTATTGCCGTCTCTCTGAGCGCTCAGCTAATCTGCGCTCATAAAATTAGTTCCCGTTGGTTTTGCGGGGACCCATCCTGCCAGGGCTGAGCACCGGCACCCTCCCCTGCCTCGGGCTGGCTCGGGGGGGG encodes:
- the CAMKV gene encoding caM kinase-like vesicle-associated protein → MPFGCVTLGDKKDYNQPSEVTDRYDLGQVIKTEEFCEIFRAKEKTTGKLYTCKKFLKRDGRKVRKAAKNEIIILKMVKHPNILQLVDVYITRKEYFIFLELATGREVFDWILDQGYYSERDTSNVIRQVLEAVAYLHSLKIVHRNLKLENLVYYNRLKNSKIVISDFHLAKLENGLIKEPCGTPEYLAPEVVGRQRYGRPVDCWAIGVIMYILLSGNPPFYEEADEEDYENHDKNLFRKILAGDYEFDPPYWDDISQAAKELVTRLMEVEQDQRITAEEAISHEWISGNAASDKNIKDGVCAQIEKNFARAKWKKAVRVTTLMKRLRAPEQTETAPAPAPAPAPAAASTAATDTAAPAAPGTPPAATCNGDGAATAAAAEAPSEQTG